A stretch of the Planctomicrobium piriforme genome encodes the following:
- a CDS encoding dihydrodipicolinate synthase family protein translates to MTTPASDPRRLRGIFTPNIVPLDEKGEIHEAEYRRYIDWLIDRGVHGLYPNGSTGEFTRFTAEERRRTVRIMVDQTRGRVPILAGAAEANVKETLSACEYYAGLGVRAVAIVSPFYYKLGPEGVYAYFREIGRNTPIDVTLYNIPLFASPIDVPTVQRLSEECERIIAIKDSSGDVPHMMRMIQAVRPNRPEFSFLTGWDAALMPMLLVGADGGTNATSGVVPEMTRSLYDLTVSGRLEVALQIQYDLVTLFDHMLFKSEFPEGFRAAVELRGFRFGQGRSPMSEKQRAELSQLREKLRSLLGERGFLDLQTSSPSSRAPDMSEIVRDVVSELKRRGLVS, encoded by the coding sequence ATGACGACTCCCGCCTCCGACCCCCGTCGCCTCCGCGGAATTTTCACTCCGAATATCGTCCCCCTTGACGAAAAAGGGGAGATTCACGAAGCGGAATACCGACGCTACATCGACTGGCTGATCGACCGCGGCGTGCACGGCCTGTATCCGAACGGCAGCACCGGCGAATTTACCCGGTTTACTGCAGAAGAGCGACGCCGAACGGTCCGCATCATGGTCGACCAGACTCGCGGTCGCGTTCCCATTCTCGCCGGGGCCGCGGAGGCCAACGTCAAGGAAACGCTCTCCGCCTGCGAATATTACGCCGGACTCGGGGTGCGGGCGGTCGCGATCGTCTCTCCCTTCTACTACAAGCTCGGCCCGGAAGGGGTGTATGCCTATTTCCGAGAAATTGGCCGCAACACCCCAATTGACGTCACGTTGTACAACATTCCGCTGTTCGCCAGCCCGATCGACGTGCCCACCGTGCAGCGGCTGAGCGAAGAGTGCGAGCGAATCATCGCCATCAAAGACTCTTCCGGCGACGTGCCGCACATGATGCGCATGATTCAGGCCGTGCGGCCGAATCGGCCGGAATTCAGCTTTTTGACCGGCTGGGACGCTGCCCTCATGCCGATGCTGCTCGTCGGTGCGGACGGCGGCACCAATGCCACCAGCGGCGTGGTTCCGGAAATGACCCGTAGTCTGTACGACCTCACGGTTTCCGGGCGTCTCGAAGTCGCTCTGCAAATCCAGTACGACCTGGTCACCCTGTTCGATCACATGCTGTTCAAATCCGAGTTCCCGGAAGGCTTTCGGGCAGCGGTGGAACTGCGCGGATTCCGCTTCGGCCAGGGACGCAGCCCCATGTCCGAAAAACAGCGGGCTGAACTGTCTCAATTGCGGGAGAAACTGCGGTCATTGCTGGGAGAGCGTGGATTCCTCGATCTGCAGACATCGAGCCCCTCCTCACGCGCACCAGACATGTCCGAAATCGTCCGCGACGTGGTGAGCGAACTCAAACGCCGCGGGCTGGTCAGCTGA
- a CDS encoding 2Fe-2S iron-sulfur cluster-binding protein, with protein MPRLTVDGVGEFTVPEGKRLVLALTEDAGIDQLHACGGKARCTTCRVEFLAGEPETMTAAEQAVLAAKNISGVRLSCQILCDHDMSVRAISRFEGSGRKDAGSPVAPTIEPPAEWITRS; from the coding sequence ATGCCCAGGCTGACAGTTGACGGAGTTGGCGAATTCACGGTTCCCGAAGGCAAACGGCTCGTGCTGGCCCTGACGGAAGACGCAGGCATCGACCAGTTGCACGCCTGTGGCGGCAAAGCCCGCTGCACAACTTGTCGCGTCGAGTTTCTCGCAGGCGAACCGGAAACGATGACCGCGGCCGAGCAGGCGGTCCTCGCTGCCAAGAACATTTCCGGCGTCCGGCTCAGCTGCCAGATTCTGTGCGATCACGATATGTCGGTGCGGGCGATCAGCCGTTTCGAAGGAAGCGGCCGCAAAGATGCCGGCAGTCCCGTTGCCCCGACCATCGAACCGCCCGCCGAATGGATTACGCGATCGTAA
- a CDS encoding Glu/Leu/Phe/Val family dehydrogenase, translating into MSSNESAQRYFNQAADIMGLSQNMRTLLSTPLREVKVQIALEMDDGQIATFIGFRIQHDSARGPMKGGLRYHPEVDADEVLALASLMTWKTAVVNIPYGGAKGGIAIDPSKYSQREIERITRKFVDEIHDVIGPDKDIPAPDMGTNSQTMAWIMNQYEKYHGFNPACVTGKPVELHGADGREEATGRGVAVVTQAALERMKRSVTGATLAIQGFGNVGSYAARILHEMGAKIVAVSDQHGGIYNDNGIDIPALLKHASQTGSVKEFQDCKNISNAELLAANVDVLIPAALGGVLTKENAKDVRAKLIVEAANNPTTPDADAVFEKNNILVVPDILANAGGVTVSYFEWVQNRQHFKWELSEVRKRLEKIMTESFDRVWKISGEKNVPLRTAAYVLGIGRVGRATVLAGI; encoded by the coding sequence ATGAGTTCCAACGAATCGGCCCAGCGGTACTTCAATCAGGCCGCCGACATCATGGGCCTGTCGCAGAACATGCGGACGCTGCTGAGCACGCCCCTCCGCGAAGTGAAGGTGCAGATCGCCCTCGAAATGGACGACGGCCAGATCGCCACGTTCATTGGCTTCCGCATTCAGCACGACAGCGCCCGCGGACCAATGAAGGGGGGCTTGCGTTATCACCCCGAAGTCGATGCCGACGAAGTGCTGGCCCTCGCCTCGCTGATGACCTGGAAGACCGCCGTGGTCAACATCCCCTACGGCGGCGCGAAGGGGGGGATCGCCATCGATCCCTCCAAGTACAGCCAGCGCGAAATCGAACGCATCACCCGCAAGTTCGTGGACGAAATTCACGACGTGATCGGTCCCGACAAAGACATCCCGGCCCCCGACATGGGAACCAATTCCCAGACGATGGCCTGGATCATGAACCAGTACGAAAAGTATCACGGGTTCAATCCCGCCTGCGTCACCGGCAAACCGGTCGAACTGCACGGCGCCGATGGCCGTGAAGAAGCGACCGGCCGCGGCGTGGCGGTGGTGACACAGGCAGCGCTGGAACGCATGAAACGTTCCGTCACCGGGGCCACGCTGGCAATTCAGGGATTCGGCAACGTCGGCAGCTATGCCGCGAGAATTCTGCATGAGATGGGAGCGAAGATTGTCGCCGTCTCCGACCAGCATGGCGGCATCTACAACGACAACGGAATCGACATCCCTGCCCTGCTGAAGCATGCATCGCAGACCGGTTCGGTCAAGGAATTCCAGGACTGCAAGAACATCAGCAATGCCGAACTGCTCGCGGCGAACGTCGACGTGCTGATTCCAGCGGCGCTCGGCGGCGTGCTGACGAAAGAGAACGCCAAAGACGTACGGGCCAAACTGATCGTCGAGGCGGCGAACAACCCGACCACGCCTGACGCGGACGCCGTCTTCGAAAAGAATAACATTCTGGTCGTCCCCGACATTCTCGCGAATGCCGGCGGGGTGACCGTCAGCTACTTCGAATGGGTCCAGAACCGGCAACACTTCAAATGGGAACTGTCGGAAGTGCGTAAACGTCTGGAGAAGATCATGACCGAGAGCTTCGACCGCGTGTGGAAGATCTCCGGTGAGAAAAACGTGCCGCTCCGCACGGCCGCATATGTGCTGGGCATCGGTCGCGTCGGACGAGCAACGGTCTTAGCGGGAATTTGA
- a CDS encoding Crp/Fnr family transcriptional regulator — MNAMTQRDPIETIGKFNDVFERCTLLSGLTSEEMLAFLRRVQFEGFTSGDEILTEGNQYHGVWILLRGTCEVIKHGPKRDSRLATLEPGNVFGEMSFFHPVGHSATVRAVDHVETMRLMLDGYEQLRQDCPTAAHKIALNIIRILSDRLRRMDEWTCELVERNSDGHGYKEWQEFRSKLYTNLFE; from the coding sequence ATGAATGCGATGACACAACGAGATCCAATCGAAACGATCGGCAAGTTCAACGACGTCTTCGAACGCTGCACGCTCCTTAGCGGGCTGACGTCGGAAGAGATGCTGGCGTTCCTCCGCCGGGTGCAGTTCGAAGGCTTCACCTCCGGCGACGAAATCCTCACCGAAGGGAACCAGTATCACGGCGTCTGGATTCTTCTCCGCGGCACCTGTGAAGTCATCAAGCACGGACCCAAACGCGACAGCCGCCTGGCCACGCTCGAGCCGGGCAACGTGTTCGGCGAGATGTCGTTCTTTCACCCAGTCGGACACTCGGCTACGGTGCGTGCCGTCGATCACGTCGAAACGATGCGGCTAATGCTCGACGGTTATGAGCAACTGCGGCAAGACTGCCCCACGGCGGCGCACAAGATCGCCCTGAACATCATCCGCATCCTTTCCGACCGGCTGCGGCGAATGGACGAATGGACCTGCGAACTGGTCGAACGCAACAGCGACGGCCACGGGTACAAGGAATGGCAGGAATTCCGCTCGAAGCTGTACACGAACTTGTTCGAATAA
- a CDS encoding helix-turn-helix domain-containing protein gives MGRVKYHEVFSTPPVTSYYLSTITRSFTDRTIVMDCGGVCVRRQLKPGNVMIVPPNLDWSVIGDGGFGGGSYEGLFVAFPENTFQEITKGMPRFEVSAQCVNDPCLASDLKQLWAYSEEASPASELMAEGMMLLIIGRLAKLYGGRESASDVAERSSGKIVAKAVNFIRDNLSVKVTLADIAKASGVSRPYLSRVFKRETGKTIHDHLLELRVEKAKELIRHFGRGMTLSEVARQCGFASHSHLQHTFLRYVGVTPQRFRE, from the coding sequence ATGGGACGAGTCAAATATCACGAGGTGTTTTCCACCCCGCCGGTCACCTCCTATTACTTGTCGACGATCACCCGGAGTTTTACAGATCGTACGATTGTGATGGATTGCGGCGGGGTCTGCGTGCGGCGGCAGTTGAAGCCCGGCAATGTGATGATTGTCCCCCCGAATCTGGATTGGTCAGTGATCGGAGACGGCGGTTTTGGGGGAGGCTCTTATGAAGGACTGTTTGTCGCCTTCCCGGAAAATACATTTCAGGAGATCACCAAAGGGATGCCTCGTTTTGAGGTTTCCGCACAGTGCGTGAACGATCCATGCCTGGCGAGTGACCTGAAACAACTTTGGGCCTATTCTGAAGAGGCATCGCCTGCCAGCGAGCTGATGGCCGAGGGAATGATGCTGCTCATTATTGGCCGCTTGGCGAAACTGTACGGAGGCCGGGAATCGGCTTCCGATGTGGCAGAACGCAGCAGTGGAAAAATCGTTGCAAAAGCAGTGAATTTTATCCGCGACAATTTGTCGGTGAAGGTGACGCTGGCCGATATCGCCAAGGCCTCCGGCGTGAGCCGCCCTTATCTCTCCCGGGTCTTCAAGCGGGAAACCGGCAAAACCATCCACGACCATTTGCTGGAATTGAGGGTCGAAAAAGCCAAAGAACTCATTCGCCATTTCGGCCGTGGGATGACGCTGAGCGAAGTGGCCAGACAGTGCGGTTTCGCCAGCCACTCTCACTTGCAGCACACATTTCTGCGCTATGTGGGCGTGACTCCGCAACGCTTCCGCGAGTAG
- a CDS encoding DUF1559 domain-containing protein → MRRDPPLRRQPGFTLIELLVVIAIIAILIALLLPAVQSAREAARRSQCKNNLKQLALAVHNYHDVYSMCPQALRASSGDYKTPWGVAILPMIEQTALFTQLNPGSSKVLVPNTTSLAVFKCPTDPYGDSVFASDGGAYTFTHRQPGSAGCVPTPFLSKLTVKETGTPFAAGANYIYSGSYSSGLLSGNARPWLRFTDLRRGTSNFLLLSERAQSMAPTTWIGPLRNYVGNTSYTGWPYERTNTSTDGCIGQSTSNQVYTSDYACYGTFGTRMNTSMTSTSSMHLGGAQYALGDGTVRFISENIDSATLTNLASPGSTGPIGEF, encoded by the coding sequence ATGCGCAGAGATCCGCCGCTTCGACGGCAACCTGGCTTCACATTGATCGAACTGCTCGTGGTGATCGCCATCATCGCCATCCTGATTGCATTACTGTTGCCGGCGGTGCAATCCGCCCGGGAAGCGGCCCGCCGCAGCCAGTGCAAGAACAATCTCAAACAACTCGCATTGGCGGTACACAACTACCACGACGTTTACAGCATGTGTCCGCAGGCTCTGCGAGCGTCCAGCGGCGACTACAAGACCCCCTGGGGAGTCGCCATTCTCCCGATGATTGAACAGACGGCGCTGTTTACCCAGTTGAATCCGGGCTCCAGTAAAGTTCTGGTACCAAACACCACTTCGCTCGCAGTCTTCAAGTGCCCGACGGACCCTTACGGCGACAGCGTGTTCGCTTCGGATGGCGGAGCTTATACATTTACGCATCGTCAACCAGGAAGTGCAGGCTGTGTGCCCACGCCGTTCTTATCGAAATTGACAGTGAAGGAGACCGGAACTCCTTTCGCTGCTGGCGCGAACTACATCTATAGCGGCAGTTATTCTTCAGGATTACTGTCAGGTAATGCGAGACCGTGGTTAAGATTCACAGACCTGAGACGCGGAACCAGCAATTTCCTGCTGCTGAGTGAGCGGGCGCAATCCATGGCTCCCACGACCTGGATCGGCCCCCTTCGCAACTATGTCGGCAATACGAGCTACACCGGCTGGCCATATGAGCGCACGAATACCTCCACGGACGGTTGCATCGGTCAGTCCACATCCAATCAGGTTTACACTTCCGACTACGCCTGCTACGGCACGTTCGGTACGCGAATGAACACCAGCATGACGAGTACTTCGAGCATGCATCTGGGCGGCGCCCAATACGCACTTGGAGATGGAACGGTGCGTTTCATTTCTGAAAACATCGATTCTGCGACTCTGACAAATCTCGCATCGCCCGGCTCCACAGGACCGATTGGCGAGTTCTGA
- a CDS encoding DUF1559 domain-containing protein: protein MPFIPRHRRAGFTLIELLVVIAVVAVLVSLLLPAVQQARMAAQRSQCKNNLKQLGLALHNYHEAHSAFPPGVVAPKYQTQQDPSGICWRAMLLPYVEAQATYNNMADIMGKAITFDDIRPWNYATDDGFLNPYPFPTLFVCPSDPLSASDSIKSNYIGVYDGSGVVDLVSTPGDYSSYPYTYASTVGTMKSLNRGMFGVNVARKMRDVTDGASQTWIAGEQDGNDNNKYALGIIGGGADAPAVFGGGNPTILRNQDLTDIVNACTSMTSGSPAYLECINNATTVANAWLAQTGGVWTSFSSRHGPGIANMLMTDGSVHTISGKSIDAKVFENLSNRNDGNLVGQF, encoded by the coding sequence ATGCCTTTCATTCCCAGACATCGCCGAGCAGGATTCACACTGATTGAATTGCTGGTGGTCATCGCCGTGGTGGCGGTCCTGGTCTCGCTGCTGCTGCCGGCCGTACAGCAGGCCCGTATGGCTGCACAACGCAGTCAGTGCAAAAACAACCTGAAGCAGCTCGGACTGGCCCTGCACAACTATCACGAGGCACACTCCGCATTTCCCCCCGGGGTCGTGGCCCCCAAATATCAGACCCAACAAGACCCCTCCGGCATCTGCTGGCGGGCCATGCTGCTCCCCTATGTGGAGGCTCAGGCGACCTATAACAATATGGCCGACATCATGGGAAAAGCCATCACTTTCGACGATATTCGACCTTGGAATTACGCCACGGATGATGGTTTTTTAAATCCCTATCCTTTCCCCACATTATTCGTCTGTCCTTCCGACCCATTGTCGGCGAGCGACTCGATAAAGTCGAACTACATAGGCGTCTACGACGGCAGCGGAGTGGTGGATCTCGTGTCGACGCCGGGAGACTACTCGAGCTATCCCTATACTTATGCCTCAACGGTCGGCACGATGAAGTCGCTGAATCGGGGAATGTTCGGAGTGAATGTCGCTCGTAAAATGAGGGATGTCACGGACGGGGCTTCTCAGACCTGGATCGCCGGAGAACAAGACGGCAACGACAACAATAAATATGCCTTGGGAATTATAGGCGGAGGTGCGGACGCACCTGCAGTTTTTGGAGGAGGTAACCCGACGATTCTTCGAAATCAAGATCTTACGGACATTGTGAATGCGTGTACCTCGATGACCAGCGGCAGCCCTGCGTATTTGGAATGCATCAACAACGCCACTACCGTGGCCAACGCTTGGTTGGCTCAGACAGGCGGAGTCTGGACATCCTTCAGCAGCCGGCACGGCCCGGGAATCGCCAACATGCTGATGACCGACGGCAGCGTGCATACGATCAGCGGTAAATCCATCGATGCGAAAGTCTTCGAAAATCTTTCGAATCGAAACGACGGGAATCTCGTCGGCCAGTTCTAG